In Candidatus Afararchaeum irisae, one genomic interval encodes:
- a CDS encoding ribbon-helix-helix domain-containing protein — MERVTLRIPEQQIDAVEDLVDKGEFPNRSEAIRAAVRNMVTDRDTDPDDRRLARV, encoded by the coding sequence ATGGAACGAGTTACACTAAGAATACCCGAACAGCAGATAGACGCTGTCGAAGACCTAGTTGACAAGGGGGAGTTCCCCAATAGGAGCGAGGCTATCAGAGCCGCCGTACGGAACATGGTTACGGACAGAGACACAGACCCCGACGACAGAAGACTTGCGAGAGTGTAA